The DNA window CAAAGAACTCATTCCGTCTGGCAAAGAAATGCCATTTTCTGGGTCCTGTTCCGGCTCCAAGAGCACCTTTTGAACATCTTTCTCTTCTAAAATCCCATTTACCTCCCTTGCATTACTGGTATTTCCATTCAAGTTTCCAGCTGGTTTGGTAGCAGGTGGCAATGGGAATGTCTCTACCATTACATCAGCCATTTGAGTTACTTTAGCCCTAGATGCTGCCACTTCTTCCATTCTCTTCTCTGTTTCCAGAGGTCCAGTAACTTGAACCTCTACAACTTTTGGTTTATCAGCTTCTTCATTCTTTACAATTACGTGACTCCCGTTAATGATTTTTCCATTATTGAATCCCTGCTGTTCAGGTTCAGCATGTTGCTCAGAAATTAAACCTAGTGCTTCACTTGAGCTCTCATGCTGATCATGTTCAAGACTTCCATTTGGAGATATGGACAGAGAAGTTTGAGGTTCTGTTGAAATTGTACCCAACGGGTACTGCTCCACAAACAAATCATTGTACTGCTCCTCCAGTGGCAACTTGCCAGGACCAAGAACTCTATTTTCTTGGATTATCTCCCGAACAATCTCCCGAACAGTGTAAAAGGACCCACCAACTTCCTTGTGTGTGAGATTAAGAGATGGAAAATTCCCATTGTTTAAACTCTGGTACCTGAAAGCAAGTCTACCAAATGAATGGATGCCAAAGTCTACTTCTTCAAGAACGTTGCAtcgagaaataaaaagaagataattatTAAAGGGTTGATATAACCAACacaatttttctatttagacTAGGCCATCATAGTATCATCATGAGGCGAATGGCTATCATTTGGTATGGAATATTTAATGTAAACCATACAATATATGCCTATTACCTACTAAAAGTCAACTTACAGGTCAACTTTCAGGAAAAACAAGCTCAGAGCTTATCTACCATGTCGTAGAGTCAGCCTCTGAGCTGATTTATTAAGTGTTTATGTGTGTATGCATGAGCATGTGGGTGTGCGAGCTTCTTGAGCAAGCACTCATAGCTTTCAGTATTAGTGAAAGACATCCAAGAGAAGCAAATTCCAAGCATTAATCGCAAACAGACAGGACAAAATGATGAAtccaataattttatcaatcatCTTCAGACCATATGAATTATTACAGCAGGAATTAATTCATTGAAGGCGAATTATCATACTTCTTTATAAAGGACTCGACCATTCCCTTCCTCTCCTCCTTTGAGCGCCGAATCCGTGACTTCTTCCCTCCAGAATCATTGGACTTGGCTAAGGCAAATGTTTGGCCAACCCAGCCACCCTTTATGGCATGCATGATGAAAAAACCCACCTCCCTTTAGCATATAAATCTACATGTTACACAGCCAAATCatcaaatacaaataatttCACGGTAAAGACATGGATTTTCATAGACCAAACTCATCAAATAATCAGACAGCCATGACCCCATCCAATCATAAGCAAAGTTTGAGGTCGGTAATCGGTATCATGTGGGAACATCAAACTAGGAACCATCAGCTCCTATCTCAACTAGCATATTTAACATTTCAATACCCAAATActcaaaattcaacaaatttgCAATCTATTGTTTGTTCAATTTCCTTAATTTTGTCAGAAACCAAACAGCACAAAACCAATTCCCCAACATTTAACATAAATCTAACAACCAAACAAACcccatttaacaagaaaaatacagAACAATCATGTATAACTCAAAACGCAcccacaaagaaaaatcaaaataagtaTTACTTGGTTGCATTTTGAGCTAAAGCTAGTACATTTTCATAGAAAGTGAGACCAGAAGTGATTAACAGGATTGAAGTATAGAGGCAAAATATGGAGTGTTTAAGAGGGAGAGGAGAGTGAGGTTACCTGATATGTCGGAGAGACAGACAGAGACAACAGGGATTAGGTTTTGGGTTTTGGAGTCATttaaaccctaagaaaaataaaaagaccacAAGAGTGTCGAGAGACTGGAAAATACCAGTAACAAGTCCAACCATTGGTCCCAGGTGGGAGCGGGAGGGTTATGTAATTATTTCATGTTTCTAGGGTCATAGGTGAAATAATTTACTGAACTGGGTCGGGTCTGCgttaataaagttaaaaaaaaaaatgttaaatctaCTAAAGACCCAGGAGAGTTCATGGGAGGAGGGAGGGGGCTCTATAAGGCCTGTTTGGCCCAATCGGTGTCGTCCGAGTTCGCTGagaattttcaagaaaaatatggAGGTTCCGAGTGgcaaaaaaaggttttgtttggcatgaattatgaaaaaatgattttgattttgaattattgtttaaaaaataactcgtgATAAAATAAGTTTTACATAGAAAATGcatcaataaaatcattaaattaaaagttgtattaaacatttaattgagaaatatttttatgagaATAGATTTATTTCTCtgacaatttaaatataatattttttatttaaaggatTTAAGaggtatttataatttataagtcTTATCTAGAAAAGAGAAACCGAAATATAACTTTgctcttataatattttgaattatactTCTCGAGTTGAAGAAGAACTCGAGATTGCAAGGTATAAGTCGTTTTATAGTGATTTTTGGGTCTGGAAATTTGGATACCAGGAGCAAtttcttttatagtttttcttttttccaagtatTGACTTGACGAAGCAAACaactttggatttttattttttaaaataaaatctggaTATCGCCATGGTGAAGATGCAAGATATACACTGCTGTGCCAATGCGTTCTATAATCTATAATGACTTGCTTGGGCAATAAGGTTGAAGGGGAGGGGGAAGCCCAAAATGGCCGTCATTAGAGCATTTTTGATGATACAGATGTGCAATTATAGCTATTGAATTTGAACAGAGTAACAAATAGAATGACTTTAATGGCTGTATTTCTTATATCAAAACTAGGATGGGAGGAGGGTGATTTTACATAGTTAAATTCCAAAACTATTTGTAAACTATGAAACTAGCTGTGTGACCATCTAGATCTCACATCAATATTTTCTTCACTCTTGTTTGGTTTCCTGATAACCAAACAACGAAGTTAATTTGAATCAAGAAAACAGTCCAGCAATTGCAAATCTCTTCCTTCCCAGCCTGCAATTGGAGATCCAAGTACATGGGGCTGCCAGGCGCGCCAGAACCCCTAATGGGTCAAAGTGAGTAGTGAGAGCCCCAATACCCTAACGAAATTGAATCCAAGCATTATAAATAGACCTAATTACTTGAAATTTGATTCGACTATTATGAATAGACGAATCATTTGGACTTAGACATGCGTTCCAGCACCCTATGGACTCAGATACCGTCCAAGCCTAACTTTCCCAAGTTTAATTTTCTATTGGGATTTTTTAGTATCTCATTcggctttttaatattttatattaatttaatacaaatattttaaataaaatacaatttaaaatatcataaaaataaaactacattTCACTTTCTCctctccacaaaaaaaaaaaaaaaaaaaaacttacaaactATAAATacaatcctttattttttatttaaaactcgtggaaatatatttataactttAGTGAAataaatggatattttttaaaagaaaaacgacaatttaaatcaatttgtaaaaatattcgTAACAGGAGCTTAAAAGTCGACTGAAAATACAGGACAAAAGGATAAACCATCCGATCAATATACGGGGCattcttcattttgtttattcAACCAAGCTGCTAATAAACGTTTCGCATGGCAAGTTGAACCCGGAGTGTAACTTTTTATTCCTCCAAAAATTGACAGAGTTTAGTCACTAGCAATGCCTAGCACAGGTTAAGTATCGGTACAATCAAAGATTTGGTCATTTGCAGTTCCTACGAAGCACCGAAAATAATGAAGTTGGAATATGGAGTAAAACAAGGTAAGTGCATCTTTTCAACAAAATTGCCTCTACATTGACAAAAGAATATACAATGATGAAAGAATATGTGGTTTAGTCCCTCGACTATGTAATTTGAATGGTTGAGATGAACTTCAAATGATGCGTGGTACTGCTCGAATGCCTGAATATAGTTGAGCGGTCAGAGTATTGTGCAAAAATGCCCCAAACTGTGAGCTGCAATCTAAGGGAAGCTAGTTTTCTTCTCCCCTTTACTCCATAAGTGTGTATTTGGTAAAAATGAAATGATCAACAAAATCTGTGTTGAAGCTGTTAGggagaaaaaaaacccttctcGTCCCATCCTCAAGATCCCTATCCGTCTCTGAAGTGAGAAAAGGTACATTCAGCAGCCGGATTACGACTTGGGAGTTGAGCATATTCAGACTCCAAGCTTCTTAACCCCCAAGTGGTTTCTGTCTGTATCCAGCCTTCAACCTTTCAACTAGTTTCTCTCTTGTTTTCCTCTTCTTGTCCATTTTTATCCTGTATCTGTCTTCCCTCTCCCTTTCATAAATCCCTTGCCAATGCACTTCTCCTGTTAGTGGCCACAGCCACCTCTCCCTTGGATGATCTCCATCATCCGCTGCCTCTGCAAGATCTTCGTCCATACTCTTCAATACTGTAAGGTTAAAATACTTTTTCCACGTAATTTCCTTTCTTTGTGTAATCGGGTGCTGCTCTTCTACAGAACCAGTGTGTGGATCAATGTAAACCATCCTTCGTGCACTATgataagcccaaacattaacaAGGACTTCCATTATCCGACAATAACAATGCTTTTCCTGTGTATCGTTAAATAGGCATATTCATGAATGAGATGGTACTATAATCTCTCTGAAACATATAAAGCAGGCAGCATAGTATTTTTGTATCTTACCTCAAGCTCAGTGGAACTCAACAAACACTTGTTCACTTGGCTAGAGTTGGATTGCAGAGCATCAAGAGAATCAACAAACATTCTGCAATTCCATTACAAAACATCAATTATTGTTATAGTTGTAACTACAGTTGTGCCTCTGACACAACATATCATCAATGTAACAGTTAACTGGCTTGGGTGAAAAATAGCATCCTTTGTAAATTACCGTGAAAACATAATGAACTCCAGAAAGGAAGGGGTTGGCATGACCCAGCTATGCAGGGCGGACCAGTGACCTCCATCTTCTGGCATTGGAGGAAGAGCTTCAAGATATGATGGCAAGTCATACATCTGGCGGAAGGCATCTTCAAAAGCAGTTCTACATGCATTCAAAAGCCGGTAGTTAAAATCTGgctttgaaaaaaagagagatcacATCTGGGTAAATAATGATCTACAAAGCAAATGCAATTACAATAGGGCATGTGCAACTAGCCTTTTGCCTATCTTTTTGGTCCATATAGCTAAACTGAAGGAAGATGGGCAGGCCTGCCTTTTAATGAGTTCAGCAATAGTTTATATGCAAATGTACCGGTGGCACTCGAAAACAGTTTTCCCGtgattttggttaaaaaatgaaagactTTGGTGAGGTAAAGACAgaacaatggaaaaaaaaaaactgaatatgcAAGGCACGTGTGGTGAGGACCCACAGATACCACAGAATGGATGGGCAATCTCTGACATTGATTAAAACATAGGGCAACATGACCTGAAAATTTGCACCCACTATTTGAAGCAAGATACCTGCAGCGTCCTCCGTTTAAGACGTCACACATGGACCAGAAAGTGAGTTCCTCATTGCTTCCAGTAACTCCACCATCCATGCCCAAGCGAGCCCAGAAGTAAATTacatctttattttcttcttgtgtCTTTTCTTCTAGAACTTTTTCAGCTTTAAATGATAATGAAACCTGAAACATGAAAAAGGGCCAGGCAATAATTGCaatcctgaaaaacatttttttaaaaacagagAAGACCAGTTTCTCCAGAACAAGCTGACTGGTGTGTGTGCATGTGTCAAATCCTACATCAATTTTTCCAAGAAGCTGACTGCAACTTAGAAAATTAATGACCTTAAATTTGACTTAAATAATCCcgcaattttgaaaattaagaccATTTTTTCGCCAGAACAAGCTGACTGGTGTGTGTGAATATCAAACTCTACATAAATTTTACCAAGAAGCTGACTGCAACTTCGAAAATTAATGACCTTAAGTTTAACTTGTATAATCCagcaatttcaaaaatttaaactataatCCCACTGGCATAAAAGATACCTTCCTACCAGCAGCATGCCATGATTGAAACCCAATCCAAGGTCTCTTGTGAATGGCATCCACCCTAATTGCAATAGAAAACATTCCTCCTATTTCGCATAGTATATTCTGATAGTAGCTTTCGTTCAGGAGGGGAAGCCGGGCAACTGCATCCACGTCATCTGATCTTGACCTCCGTGCTTTTGTAGACTAACAGATATAAATGTAGCatgattaagaaaaacaaaactactTAAAGCATGACTGGTCATACAGGAGAATGTCTTAAAATATTCCCTAGCCAATTATAAGGTTTCTTTACATTGGAATAAAGCACTTGGACATTTACAGCACCTCCAAACAAAGCAACATACAACTTAAATCTCT is part of the Populus alba chromosome 10, ASM523922v2, whole genome shotgun sequence genome and encodes:
- the LOC118059853 gene encoding uncharacterized protein, producing MHAIKGGWVGQTFALAKSNDSGGKKSRIRRSKEERKGMVESFIKKYQSLNNGNFPSLNLTHKEVGGSFYTVREIVREIIQENRVLGPGKLPLEEQYNDLFVEQYPLGTISTEPQTSLSISPNGSLEHDQHESSSEALGLISEQHAEPEQQGFNNGKIINGSHVIVKNEEADKPKVVEVQVTGPLETEKRMEEVAASRAKVTQMADVMVETFPLPPATKPAGNLNGNTSNAREVNGILEEKDVQKVLLEPEQDPENGISLPDGMSSLHDSSLVDDNEVSLHDNEVYLHDSSLVDDKEVEKPAVPLLERSSDLASEKAVENLAVLAMGSSNASVTNEGIVQDAEADIDVMVKSSHEEKAIAETKVIDAQNGIQAKSTTFGSSQSIAKEVEMKDEASFQHSQDSQKQSSPTLNRINLESWGGASKNRPEPETNPLLAIFKSFLAALVRFWSE